AACAAAATAGTTTGTCATCATCTGACTCCGTTTGGTTTGATGTCTGTGGCTGATTTCCAGATGctaaatttgtttttatgatGGAAATAAATTCTTCGTCGGCTGCATTTAGTTTTTTCTTCCTTTTTGCCTGACTACGTGGAGGTCTCATTACATCTTCCCCATCGCCCGAAAACTCCTGTTCTTCAACAGACGCGGTGTTGATGTTGCTCTCAGTTATTTTATTCCGTGTCGATCTTTCGAGGAACATCAAacgttcaaaataaatatatttggcTTTGCTGGAGGCTCCTGATCCAGACGGTGtggttttcttcttcttcatttcTCTTACAAAGCCATCACGCAACCCTTTCCACTTCTTCTGCAATAAAGTACctgtaaacaataaaaaaattggaataaaataataattcttatgtaacttttttttcagATATTTGGCTACAGGATGTTATTTTGCGGACCTGCATTATGCCTACAGATTAGGAAAGTCTACAGTTATCGAAATAGTACAGAAAACCTGTTACGTCATATGGAACAAACTGCAAAATATAGTAATGAGAGAACCAACGAAAGCTGAATGGGAAGAAATTTcgaaacaatttcaaaaatacacAAATTTTCCAAATTGCATCGGCGCCATTGACGGCAAGCATATCCGTATTATAAAACCTAACAATTCTGGATCTCTTTTTTATAACTATAAGAGTTATTTTTCAACTGTTTTGTTGGCCGTATGCGATgcaaattattgttttattgcaGTGGACATAGGCGCGTATGGAAAAAGTAATGACTCCACAATTTTTAAAGActctattttatataaaaaacttgtcgagaaaactttaaatatccCAGATCCAAGGCCAATATCGCAAACAGATACAACCCCCTTACCTCATGTCATAGTAGGAGATGAGGCGTTTAGTCTGTCTGAAAATATAATGCGCCCTTATTGCGGTAAATCTCTAACaaccaaaaaaagaattttcaactaTCGCTTATCCAGGGCCCGGCGCTACATTGAATGTTGCTTTGGCATCTTGGTAAATAAATGGAGAATATTTCATAGACCATTGAATGTGGACATCAAATTTGCAGAAAACATCATTAAGGCTTGTTGTGTTCTCCATAACTACGTAAGGTTAAGGGATGGCTACAGGTATGATCACACTCTCTACGAAACATCTCTGATTAATTTGAACACTGAGGCAGTGAGGCCTAATGCGAGATCATTAAATGTAAGAGATAGATTTGCTAATTATATTGCTAACGAAGACAAACTCCCGTGGCAAGATAAAATGATATAGCTTATTACTGTAAAATCTATGCaaggaataatattatttaataaagtattatttacttacctaaagttttttttttctcctcGGAATCACCAGCTTCACAAAAAATTTCTACTATTTCTTCCCAGTTCCTACGTTTAATGATTCTATTAGAATAATCTGATGATTCCATATCCCATATAGCTACCCTTTTCTCAATTTCGTCGATAAAAAGTTCTGTGTCAAAGTTATCACGCTCCATTTTGAACCGAATACGTCCACTCGCCACGGACACGCGCGTAGTACTGGAC
The Maniola hyperantus chromosome 11, iAphHyp1.2, whole genome shotgun sequence DNA segment above includes these coding regions:
- the LOC117986203 gene encoding uncharacterized protein, coding for MPSRVTSHARKTLAMSGTLDSRVNARAPRESRYSGAIAASSTTRVSVASGRIRFKMERDNFDTELFIDEIEKRVAIWDMESSDYSNRIIKRRNWEEIVEIFCEAGDSEEKKKTLGTLLQKKWKGLRDGFVREMKKKKTTPSGSGASSKAKYIYFERLMFLERSTRNKITESNINTASVEEQEFSGDGEDVMRPPRSQAKRKKKLNAADEEFISIIKTNLASGNQPQTSNQTESDDDKLFCLSLHKELLKVPEEHRLQTKIEIMKVLQAQQVLCLKPAAARSDYQPSSQYHYQTGMTQRGQRDYFLETGYTATDPSTSSFPPATFSTYNRGYCTASRPPMSSSYKTPSPASTQDSNESELMELYDN
- the LOC138403030 gene encoding uncharacterized protein, yielding MDSDKAVVLWLAYRRWRRRKRRESRRFNVHPILRDRMTHSMFITLYPKLREYSEKFFNYFRMSVTSFDDLLEIIKEDLTPCQNYVVRDTVSAEEKLVITLRYLATGCYFADLHYAYRLGKSTVIEIVQKTCYVIWNKLQNIVMREPTKAEWEEISKQFQKYTNFPNCIGAIDGKHIRIIKPNNSGSLFYNYKSYFSTVLLAVCDANYCFIAVDIGAYGKSNDSTIFKDSILYKKLVEKTLNIPDPRPISQTDTTPLPHVIVGDEAFSLSENIMRPYCGKSLTTKKRIFNYRLSRARRYIECCFGILVNKWRIFHRPLNVDIKFAENIIKACCVLHNYVRLRDGYRYDHTLYETSLINLNTEAVRPNARSLNVRDRFANYIANEDKLPWQDKMI